ACCTGCTTCGATCAGGAACCGCTGTACCGAGCACTCCGCTGCGGTGCGGGCAAATCGCTGGTCCTCGCCTCACCCGCCACTCGACCACGCCGGATCCTCGCACCGCCTCGAACGGCTTCGCGCCGGCAAGGCCGAGACCGGCTTTTTGCATCGAGACCAAGACGCGCTGAGGATCAGCCGATTCGGCAGGCAGGCGGCTAGGGGGCTCGCCGCAAGCGCCCATCGGTTGAAAGGCCGGCCCGCGTGCCCCCTGGAGCGAAGCCTCTCCGTGCGAGCGAAAGGAGGGCACCGGCGGCCTTCTATCGGTAGTCCACATCGGGGAATCGTCGGTGAGCGTACGACGGTCGAGACTCTTCGCTTCGCTCTAGGGCAAGCGGAGCTCGGCCGCTACGGGCCACGTCCGCTAGTAATCGATGTAGCCGCCGCGCGCGCGCACACTGACGTCGGCGCGCCGCACCTTGAGATTCACTTTGTGCCAGCTGCCATCACCGCGGCGCACCGACGGGTAGTACCCGAGAGCGTACTGCTCGCGCAGCTCGGTCAGGATCTCTCGGACCGCTTGCTCGGCGTCTTCGATCCGCTCGAGGGTAACCACCCGGCCCCCGGTCTCGGCAACCGTCTCTTGGAGTCGCCGATACTCGCTGCGGTACTGATCCGGGTCCTTCCAGGCCGAGTAGCGCGACTCGGTCATGTCACTCGGATCGACACGGATCCAGTAGATCATTGCCCGGCCCCGCCGGGCCAGCCAGGACACCTGCGGCATCCGCAAGACGCTGTGGCTGTCGATGCCGTCCGAGAGGAAGATCACCACCCGGCGCCCCTGGCGGGCTTCGAGCAGTTTGATCGACCGATAGAGATGGTCGTTCAGCGCGGTCCCCCCGTCAGCCTCGACGTTCGCCAGCCCTGCCGTCAAAGTCGCCACATCGTTCGAGAACGGGCTGGCATAGAGCAACCGATCCGAAAACAGCTGAATCGAGATCTCATCGTCGATCCGCGCACTACGCGCGAAGTCCGCCGCGGCACCCAACGCAAAGCGCAGCCGCCGGCCCTTCATGCTCGAGCTCGCGTCGACCAGGACTACCGAAGCGAGCG
The DNA window shown above is from bacterium and carries:
- a CDS encoding VWA domain-containing protein, which encodes MRALFVGILGILMLVLDAGVAAGVEITFLAPAAGTPLFGEVEFVVEVLPVEEVEKVEFYVDDELVGVVNSVPYSLVVDVGEQNREHEIRVRVSDSSGGTTERGMVSPPIRIDDRIDAELQQLYVTVLRDGERVLDLERQEITILDQGDEQETVTFSRGDLPLASVVLVDASSSMKGRRLRFALGAAADFARSARIDDEISIQLFSDRLLYASPFSNDVATLTAGLANVEADGGTALNDHLYRSIKLLEARQGRRVVIFLSDGIDSHSVLRMPQVSWLARRGRAMIYWIRVDPSDMTESRYSAWKDPDQYRSEYRRLQETVAETGGRVVTLERIEDAEQAVREILTELREQYALGYYPSVRRGDGSWHKVNLKVRRADVSVRARGGYIDY